In a genomic window of Acidilobus saccharovorans 345-15:
- a CDS encoding SAM-dependent methyltransferase — translation MAFGGPSVPFVPTRPEVLDLVFQALDLKEGDVLYDLGCGDGRIVIEAAKRYPIKKAVGVELRDELYKEASERVKREGLDGKVEIVHGDFFRVPIGEATVVYMYLLTSVNEALKPKLKQELKPGTRVVTLDFQIPGWKPVKIIGDRGGWQRTLYVYVIGDSDS, via the coding sequence ATGGCGTTCGGAGGGCCTTCGGTTCCGTTCGTGCCTACCAGGCCTGAGGTCCTTGACCTGGTGTTCCAGGCGCTGGACCTCAAGGAGGGCGACGTCCTCTACGACCTCGGCTGCGGCGACGGCAGGATAGTCATAGAGGCCGCCAAGAGGTACCCGATAAAGAAGGCAGTCGGCGTTGAGCTCAGGGACGAGCTCTACAAGGAGGCCAGCGAGAGGGTCAAGAGGGAGGGGCTCGACGGAAAGGTTGAGATAGTTCATGGGGACTTCTTCAGGGTCCCGATAGGCGAGGCCACCGTGGTCTACATGTACCTGCTGACCAGCGTCAACGAGGCCCTGAAGCCGAAGCTCAAGCAGGAGCTGAAGCCGGGGACCAGGGTGGTGACCCTGGACTTCCAGATACCCGGGTGGAAGCCAGTCAAGATAATAGGGGACAGGGGAGGCTGGCAGAGGACCCTGTACGTCTATGTCATAGGAGACTCCGACTCGTAG
- a CDS encoding flavin reductase family protein translates to MQALDAGELIKQFMRSAAQQVYVVTARDLGGSYAALTVSSMTSLSISPPLILICIDRSSRSHEVLTQTPYFIVTMLSKDDEWVSRLMAEPGDALDKLRRVNYVESRYGPMLPGDRPYLVARRWAVYDGGDHSIIVGEVVDGSAPPMRCPLLYQNRAYTTVKGC, encoded by the coding sequence GTGCAGGCCTTGGACGCCGGGGAGCTGATAAAGCAGTTCATGAGGTCGGCCGCCCAGCAGGTCTACGTTGTCACGGCGAGGGACCTGGGGGGCTCCTACGCGGCCCTGACCGTGAGCTCGATGACAAGCCTGAGCATAAGCCCTCCCCTGATACTGATATGCATAGACAGGTCCAGCAGGAGCCACGAGGTCCTGACCCAGACGCCTTACTTCATAGTAACCATGCTCTCCAAGGACGACGAGTGGGTGTCCCGCTTAATGGCTGAGCCGGGCGACGCCCTTGACAAGCTCAGGAGGGTGAACTACGTGGAGAGCAGGTATGGTCCCATGCTTCCCGGCGACAGGCCCTACCTGGTGGCCAGGAGGTGGGCCGTCTACGACGGAGGGGACCACTCAATAATTGTCGGGGAGGTAGTTGACGGCAGCGCCCCTCCCATGAGGTGCCCCCTGCTTTACCAGAACAGGGCGTACACCACTGTTAAAGGGTGTTAA
- a CDS encoding DUF3311 domain-containing protein, protein MGICRGRRGRLVEVLLLLAPLVMILPVPLYNRASPELLGIPFFYWYQLAWLLVLSACLVMASRCGGEPS, encoded by the coding sequence ATGGGAATATGTAGGGGGCGCAGGGGACGCCTCGTAGAGGTGCTGCTCCTCCTGGCGCCCCTGGTAATGATACTTCCGGTCCCCCTCTACAACAGGGCGTCCCCTGAGCTCCTGGGGATTCCCTTCTTCTACTGGTACCAGCTCGCCTGGCTACTAGTGCTCAGCGCCTGCCTTGTCATGGCCTCCAGGTGCGGGGGTGAGCCCAGTTGA
- a CDS encoding sodium:solute symporter family protein has product MNAAELAMFTAVVAALSALGFLGHRFRRSGGGLEEWAIAGRRFGPVIIWFLLGADVFTAYTLVSVPSLAFASGAIVFFTVPYAVTFLVAYAAMPRLWSEARRRGHLTAAELVADIYGSRALGVAVAVTGIVAVLPYMAVQIDGMRAVLEVLLQGVSSPGLVSELSLLLAFAVLAAFTYRSGLRGSALGAVLKDALLWLTVVVMAAVVISRVGGFQGLFSGLSRDPLPTGTLTLRSDLYVDYLSLALGSALALYLYPHVINGVMSSQSPKTIRTSTALLPLYVIAVGVFSFLGFAAYLMPGVLRFVSQFPASQRGLLVVPAMAQLLLPSPLAAVILAGIFIGGMVPAAIMAIAQSNLLVRGIVRPLARLSPEGEEAAAKWASVLFKFLALGFVFVTPLTYAIQLQLLGGIIVLQTLPPVMLSLVIRRLDPRALLAGLAAGLASGVYLTLLANRFGPIRTTSIAVGGVPVFVGLIALAVNLVVVLAGSAAASLLARGAP; this is encoded by the coding sequence TTGAACGCCGCTGAGCTAGCGATGTTCACTGCGGTTGTGGCGGCCCTCTCGGCCCTGGGCTTCCTGGGCCACAGGTTCAGGAGGTCGGGCGGGGGGCTCGAGGAGTGGGCCATAGCCGGCAGGAGGTTCGGGCCAGTCATAATCTGGTTCCTGCTCGGCGCTGACGTGTTCACGGCCTACACGCTTGTCAGCGTGCCCTCGCTGGCCTTCGCCTCAGGCGCTATAGTGTTCTTCACCGTACCCTACGCCGTCACGTTCCTGGTGGCCTACGCTGCCATGCCTAGGCTCTGGTCCGAGGCCAGGAGGAGGGGGCACCTCACTGCCGCGGAGCTCGTGGCCGACATCTACGGCAGCAGGGCCCTCGGGGTGGCCGTCGCGGTGACGGGCATAGTCGCCGTGCTGCCTTACATGGCCGTGCAGATAGACGGCATGAGAGCCGTGCTGGAGGTCCTGCTCCAGGGCGTCTCAAGCCCGGGCCTCGTGTCTGAGCTCTCCCTCCTGCTTGCCTTCGCCGTCCTGGCGGCCTTCACATACAGGAGCGGCCTCAGGGGCTCGGCCCTTGGGGCTGTGCTCAAGGACGCGCTCCTCTGGCTCACGGTGGTTGTAATGGCCGCGGTGGTGATATCCAGGGTCGGGGGCTTCCAGGGCCTCTTCTCAGGGCTCTCCAGGGACCCGCTGCCCACGGGCACGCTGACGCTCAGGAGCGACCTCTACGTTGACTACCTCAGCCTGGCCCTGGGCAGCGCCCTGGCCCTCTACCTCTACCCACACGTAATCAACGGAGTCATGAGCTCCCAGTCGCCAAAGACTATAAGGACCTCCACGGCCCTGCTGCCCCTCTACGTCATAGCTGTTGGCGTGTTCTCCTTCCTTGGCTTCGCGGCCTACCTCATGCCTGGCGTGCTCAGGTTCGTGTCCCAGTTCCCGGCGTCCCAGAGGGGGCTCCTCGTCGTCCCTGCCATGGCCCAGCTCCTCCTCCCCAGCCCGCTTGCGGCTGTGATCCTCGCGGGCATATTCATAGGCGGCATGGTGCCGGCTGCCATAATGGCCATAGCCCAGTCGAACCTGCTGGTGAGGGGCATAGTGAGGCCCCTGGCGAGGCTCAGCCCGGAGGGTGAGGAGGCCGCAGCCAAGTGGGCATCCGTGCTCTTCAAGTTCCTAGCCCTGGGCTTCGTGTTCGTGACCCCGCTGACGTATGCGATTCAGCTCCAGCTGCTCGGCGGCATAATAGTGCTCCAGACCCTGCCCCCTGTCATGCTAAGCCTTGTCATCAGGAGGCTCGACCCAAGGGCACTCCTGGCGGGCCTCGCCGCGGGCCTGGCGTCAGGGGTCTACCTGACCCTCCTCGCCAACAGGTTCGGGCCCATAAGGACCACCTCA